The uncultured Desulfobacter sp. DNA window AATACCATGATCATGGATCTGGTCATGGGGTTAACCGAGCAGTGTCAGTTAATGAATGCCGCGCAGCAAAAGGGGATAGCGGTTTCAGACCAGGAGGTGGACCAGGCTGAAAAACGGCTGCGCCAGGATTATCCGGATGACAGCTTTGAGCAGATGCTGTTAGAAAATGCCGTCTCATACCGGGTCTGGAAAGAAAAACTTCGAAAGAACCTGGTGATTGAAAAACTGGTCTATACCCAGCTCGATGAGGCCATTACCATCACCCCGGATGATCTGGTTTCATATTATAAGACACTTAATGACGGCAATCTCGATGGAGAAAATCCGGTCTTTTGGATGGAGGAAGCACAATTAAAGGCCTTGGGTGAACAGCTGCTGACCGGATTAAAGCGGGAAAAACGGCAGGCCCTTTACGGTGAGTGGATTGAGCAGATTAAAACAGCATATCCGGCACAAATCAATGAAAAGGAAGTGACCCGGTTTTTATTGAATCCCCATAAGGAAAAGGATGGTTTCGATGATTAAAAATGGTTTTTGATGGGTTTTGCATTGGTTCTGGTTCTGGCCGGGCAGGCGGCAGGCGAAGAGGTCGTTGACCGGATTGTTGCCATTGTCAACAATGAGATTATCACCCAGGTTCAGCTTGAAAAAAAGACAGCCCTTTATCAAGAAAAGATTGAAGCCAGCAACAGTACCCAAAAGCGCAAGGAAGAACTGCTCGGCACCATGAAAACCAATATGCTCCACCAGCTCATCGACAAGATCCTGGTCAATCAGGAAGC harbors:
- a CDS encoding SurA N-terminal domain-containing protein, with protein sequence MKGECAIRKNGSLNGYVLLAIIMMIFQAVGCKASPPESVEPEFVIKSGRIVVDRDEFFDELDLKLLAYPYNIKDYPNDYNTMIMDLVMGLTEQCQLMNAAQQKGIAVSDQEVDQAEKRLRQDYPDDSFEQMLLENAVSYRVWKEKLRKNLVIEKLVYTQLDEAITITPDDLVSYYKTLNDGNLDGENPVFWMEEAQLKALGEQLLTGLKREKRQALYGEWIEQIKTAYPAQINEKEVTRFLLNPHKEKDGFDD